The Fusarium oxysporum Fo47 chromosome II, complete sequence genome includes a region encoding these proteins:
- a CDS encoding glycosyl hydrolase family 47-domain-containing protein, whose protein sequence is MAGPLRRGRLWIGVAFIWILCFWYWSNSDSGFKLFGNGDPLAGKGATAWTRRLPKYPIPKEKLAALPKITGDVKVPKIQATTPVESAAAKKLRLSRLAAVKKSFEHSWSGYSNYAWMHDEVTPLTGKSKDPFGGWAATLVDALDTLWIMDMKDEFTKAVAAADGIDFTRSPMATINIFETNIRYLGGFLSAYELSGRAHPILLKKAIELGDLLMCAFDTPNHMPVTRWEWKKSAYGQAQSPSREALVSELGSLSLELTKLSQLTGNPRFYDAVKRIGDQFESTQLNTRLPGMWPVVVDAYTPTFHAGSDFTLGGMSDSLYEYLPKWYLLLGGQLEQPRRLYENFIPVAIKHLFKRALTPSDKPVLISGDYQVTDLPGEQPKYTYVARGQHLTCFAGGMVAMGSKIFNRPADLEIASQLTDGCIWAYQATQTGLGPEIFNFISCGGVDAKDSSDCTWNEDRWLKAIEEQHAPDFRAPPLRGSDWKKPTVHDVIKKHNLPKGMIDVSDARYILRPEAIESIFIMYRVTGDAQWMEKAWTMFETIEKVTRTEIAASAIDDVTKAEPTKMDSMESFWLAETLKYFYLIFSEFDVISLDEWVLNTEAHPLSRPDVNINQTAQPLGLSSQDEFPGLPLLLLGIVKQFIRNVRAAKTIADERAVIQKESAAIRASFREESHDPNIRRNNVAKLLYLFTLGERTHFGQIECLKLLASPRFADKRLGHLATSLLLDENQEVLTLVTNSLKNDLGHSNQYVVGLALCTLGNIASIEMSRDLFPEIETLVATANPYIRRKAALCAMRICRKVPDLQEHFIDKATQLLSDRNHGVLLCGLTLVTSLCEADEEEGGEEGIVEKFRSFVPGLVRTLKGLATSGYAPEHDVTGITDPFLQVKILHLLRVLAVGDAETSEQINDILAQVATNTESSKNVGNSILYEAVRTILDIEADSGLRVLGVNILGKFLTNRDNNIRYVALNTLIKVVAIEPNAVQRHRNTILECLRDPDISIRRRALDLSFTLINEGNVRVLIRELLAFLEVADNEFKPTMTSQIGIAADKFAPNKRWHFDTMLRVLSLAGNYVKEQILSSFVRLVATTPELQTYAVQKLYINLKKDITQESLTQAGAWCIGEYADALLKGGQYEEEELVQEVKEHEVVDLFSLILNSAYATQVSTEYIVTALMKLTTRFSDPAQIEKIRRILQYHQTSLDIEIQQRVVEYGNLFSFDQVRRGVLEKMPIPQIKEESRVLGQAPTKKKAANRKSRVIKPTEQDLLDIMDAPAASPAAPSTTNTDLLADILGGTSSPPPSASSPPPQQSNVSNIMDLFGSAPVPSTASPTPPSSNLDLVSPVSSAPQPQASHAPAGIPCYNANDLNVTFQIQRNAEGMIQATAKFINTSGSANLSNVSLQAAVPKSQKLQLLSISSSDLGPGAEASQMMRVSGCKGPLRLRLRIGYTHPTAGQVMDQVNWTESS, encoded by the exons ATGGCGGGTCCCCTACGGCGAGGCCGTCTCTGGATTGGTGTCGCCTTCATCTGGATCTTGTGCTTTTGGTACTGGTCAAATTCAGACTCTGGCTTCAAGCTGTTTGGTAATGGAGATCCTCTTGCTGGAAAGGGCGCCACGGCCTGGACCCGAAGATTACCTAAATATCCTATTCCCAAGGAGAAATTAGCTGCCTTGCCAAAGATCACCGGAGATGTCAAGGTCCCCAAGATTCAGGCTACTACTCCGGTCGAGAGCGCCGCGGCCAAGAAGCTGCGACTGTCGCGATTGGCTGCAGTCAAGAAGAGTTTCGAGCACAGCTGGAGCGGATATTCCAACTATGCCTGGATGCACGACGAGGTGACCCCGTTGACCGGCAAGTCCAAGGACCCCTTTGGCGGTTGGGCTGCCACTCTGGTCGACGCCCTCGATACCCTTTGGATCATGGACATGAAGGACGAGTTCACAAAAGCTGTTGCCGCTGCAGACGGTATTGATTTCACCAGGAGTCCCATGGCAACTATCAACATTTTCGAGACCAACATTCGCTATCTTGGTGGATTCCTGTCGGCATATGAATTAAGCGGAAGAGCTCATCCTATCCTCTTGAAGAAGGCTATTGAGCTGGGAGACCTGCTCATGTGCGCCTTTGATACACCGAACCATATGCCAGTTACTCGATGGGAATGGAAGAA ATCTGCTTATGGCCAAGCTCAGTCTCCCTCGCGGGAGGCTCTTGTTTCTGAACTTGGCTCCTTGAGTCTCGAGCTCACTAAACTATCTCAGCTAACCGGCAACCCGAGATTCTATGACGCTGTCAAGAGAATTGGAGACCAGTTTGAGTCTACGCAACTCAACACTCGTCTTCCTGGAATGTGGCCGGTAGTCGTTGATGCTTATACGCCAACCTTCCATGCTGGTTCAGACTTCACCCTTGGTGGTATGTCTGATTCGCTGTATGAGTATCTTCCCAAGTGgtatcttcttctcggcggcCAACTCGAGCAACCACGTCGACTATACGAAAACTTCATTCCTGTTGCCATCAAGCACCTTTTCAAGCGAGCATTGACACCTTCGGACAAGCCGGTCCTCATCTCTGGAGACTATCAGGTAACCGATTTGCCAGGCGAGCAACCCAAGTACACCTATGTTGCACGAGGCCAGCATCTGACCTGCTTCGCTGGCGGTATGGTAGCAATGGGCAGCAAGATTTTCAACCGCCCAGCCGATCTCGAGATCGCTTCCCAACTCACAGATGGATGTATTTGGGCTTATCAGGCTACACAGACGGGACTTGGACCTgagatcttcaacttcatctcgTGTGGCGGCGTCGATGCTAAGGACTCGAGCGATTGCACCTGGAACGAGGACCGGTGGCTCAAGGCTATTGAAGAGCAACACGCTCCTGACTTCAGGGCACCGCCGTTGAGAGGATCAGACTGGAAGAAGCCCACAGTTCACGACGTGATCAAGAAGCACAACCTTCCCAAAGGTATGATCGACGTGAGCGATGCACGTTACATTCTCCGGCCCGAGGCCATTGagtccatcttcatcatgtaTCGCGTCACAGGAGATGCGCAATGGATGGAAAAGGCGTGGACCATGTTCGAGACGATCGAGAAGGTGACACGAACTGAGATTGCGGCTTCAGCGATAGACGATGTCACCAAAGCAGAGCCTACAAAGATGGACAGTATGGAGAGTTTCTGGTTGGCAGAGACTCTCAAGTACTTTTacctcatcttcagcgaATTTGATGTTATCAGCTTGGATGAGTGGGTGCTGAACACGGAAGCACACCCTCTGAGTCGTCCAGATGTAAA CATCAACCAGACGGCCCAACCGCTGGGTCTGTCCTCCCAAGATGAGTTCCC AGGCTTACCTTTACTTTTGCTCGGGATAGTCAAGCAGTTTATTCGAAATGTGCGTGCGGCCAAGACGATCGCCGACGAGCGAGCTGTCATTCAGAAAGAGAGCGCTGCCATCCGCGCCAGCTTTCGAGAGGAGAGCCACGATCCCAACATTCG TCGCAACAATGTCGCAAAGTTACTCTACCTGTTCACCCTTGGAGAGCGAACCCATTTTGGACAGATCGAATGCTTGAAGCTCCTCGCCTCCCCTCGATTCGCCGATAAACGTCTGGGACACCTGGCTACAAGTTTGTTGTTGGATGAGAATCAAGAAGTCTTGACATTGGTTACCAACTCGCTCAAGAA CGATCTCGGACATTCCAACCAATATGTTGTTGGACTTGCTCTCTGTACGCTAGGAAACATCGCCTCGATTGAGATGTCACGAGATCTCTTCCCCGAAATCGAGACCCTTGTAGCCACAGCCAACCCATATATTCGAAGAAAGGCGGCTCTGTGCGCAATGCGCATATGTCGAAAGGTTCCAGACTTACAAGAGCACTTCATTGACAAGGCGACACAGCTTCTGTCCGACAGAAACCACGGCGTCTTGCTCTGCGGTCTCACCCTGGTGACAAGTCTCTGCGAGgcagacgaggaggagggcggagaagaaggaattgTTGAAAAGTTCAGGTCTTTTGTCCCAGGACTTGTCAGAACTTTGAAAGGGCTCGCTACTTCAGGTTACGCACCCGAACACGACGTTACTGGCATTACCGACCCCTTCCTGCAGGTCAAGATCCTTCACCTGCTGCGAGTCCTGGCTGTGGGTGATGCAGAGACCAGCGAGCAGATCAACGATATCCTAGCCCAGGTTGCTACCAACACCGAATCATCCAAGAATGTTGGAAATTCCATCCTGTACGAAGCTGTGCGCACGATTCTCGACATTGAGGCCGATTCTGGATTGAGGGTGCTCGGTGTCAACATTCTGGGCAAGTTCCTCACCAACCGCGATAACAACATTCGATACGTGGCTCTCAACACCCTGATCAAAGTTGTCGCCATCGAGCCCAATGCTGTGCAGAGACATCGAAACACCATCCTGGAATGTTTGAGAGACCCTGATATCAGTATTCGCCGCCGAGCTCTGGACCTGAGCTTTACCTTGATTAACGAGGGCAATGTTCGAGTGTTGATTCGGGAGCTTCTTGCCTTCTTGGAGGTTGCCGATAATGAGTTTAAGCCAACAATGACCAGCCAGATAGGTATCGCCGCTGACAAGTTTGCGCCTAACAAACGATGGCACTTCGATACAATGCTCCGGGTTTTGTCTCTTGCCGGTAACTACGTCAAGGAGCAGATCCTATCATCATTTGTTCGCCTTGTCGCTACCACCCCTGAGCTACAGACGTATGCGGTTCAAAAACTCTATATCAACCTTAAGAAAGACATTACTCAGGAGAGTCTGACGCAAGCAGGTGCTTGGTGCATCGGCGAATATGCAGACGCTCTGCTCAAGGGTGGACAAtacgaggaagaggagcttgTCCAGGAGGTTAAGGAGCATGAGGTTGTCGacttgttctccttgataCTTAACAGTGCATACGCCACACAAGTGTCCACAGAGTACATTGTGACAGCCTTAATGAAGTTGACAACCCGCTTCTCTGACCCAGCTCAGATTGAGAAGATCCGAAGGATCCTGCAATATCACCAGACCAGCCTCGATATCGAGATTCAACAGCGAGTCGTTGAATATGGCAACCTCTTCAGCTTTGACCAGGTCCGACGTGGAGTGCTCGAGAAGATGCCTATTCctcagatcaaggaggagtCTCGTGTTCTTGGACAAGCTCctacaaagaagaaggccgccAACAGGAAGTCAAGAGTCATCAAGCCAACAGAACAAGACCTCCTGGATATTATGGACGCGCCTGCTGCGTCACCAGCTGCTCCCTCAACGACAAACACTGATCTCCTTGCCGATATCTTAGGTGGTacctcttctcctcctccatctGCCTCCTCGCCGCCTCCTCAGCAATCCAACGTATCGAACATCATGGACCTATTTGGCTCTGCCCCCGTGCCATCTACAGCTTCTCCTACCCCACCTTCATCGAACCTCGACCTCGTGTCTCCCGTGTCGTCAGCACCTCAACCTCAGGCATCGCATGCACCTGCTGGTATTCCCTGCTATAACGCGAATGACCTTAACGTGACATTCCAGATCCAACGCAACGCGGAGGGTATGATTCAAGCCACCGCAAAGTTCATCAACACTTCTGGTTCAGCGAATCTCTCCAATGTATCTCTACAAGCTGCCGTTCCCAAGTCTCAGAAGCTGCAACTGCTGAGCATCTCTTCATCGGACCTCGGACCTGGGGCTGAAGCCAGCCAGATGATGCGAGTGTCCGGATGCAAGGGG CCTCTGCGTCTGCGCTTGAGGATTGGATATACGCACCCAACTGCTGGACAGGTCATGGATCAAGTCAACTGGACAGAGTCGTCCTAG
- a CDS encoding uncharacterized protein (of unknown function-domain containing protein), with product MDLDIEMDDAVDTVHDAPILDVGRDDILQPDEPEEPGEVAEDEPPTDDSKTLIPTKIHIKGVDSLHTSDIKAYVKAHFGDVDRIEWIDDSSANLLFPSEPTARDAIVALSSVPVADATALAIGETLPAKPFEGKPEISLQVRFAIQSDKKEVGAALRSRYYLLHPEHDPEERRRRNQENRSRYRDRDDGYHRSGEGRRRRASDDDVETFEASMYDDAPRPTRRRRDSDIEERPRSYARENQGKELFSGRKTQRDRSASPRRDNDGDDLMGERASSSGNRTRARDLKDRISGSNNSKELFPTKKSIKQFGGGNLDTLERAIGSARLKDEDRPKIVSVPNARGDGNSFNIRGMASQQGSGEGFAIKGAASANARELFPTKLGSTNTGKELFGGGRSKQRQKAEDLFS from the exons ATGGATCTCGATATTGAGATGGACGATGCCGTCGACACGGTTCACGACGCACCTATTCTCGACGTCGGTCGCGATGATATTCTC CAACCTGACGAGCCTGAAGAGCCTGGCGAGGTGGCCGAAGACGAACCTCCGACCGACGACTCAAAGACCCTCATCCCGACAAAAATCCACATCAAGGGTGTCGACTCTCTACACACATCCGACATCAAAGCCTACGTCAAGGCTCACTTCGGCGATGTCGACAGAATCGAGTGGATTGACGATTCTTCCGCCAATCTCCTCTTTCCTTCTGAACCCACGGCGCGCGATGCAATTGTTGCCTTGAGCTCTGTTCCCGTCGCAGATGCCACAGCATTGGCAATTGGAGAGACTCTGCCTGCGAAGCCTTTTGAAGGGAAGCCAGAGATTTCTCTCCAGGTGAGATTTGCCATACAAAGCGACAAAAAAGAGGTTGGTGCTGCCTTACGCAGCCGCTATTACCTCCTTCATCCTGAGCACGACCCCGAGGAGCGACGACGCAGGAATCAGGAAAACCGGTCAAGGTACAGGGATCGTGACGATGGCTATCATAGGAGTGGCGAGGGCCGGCGACGACGCGCCTCTGACGATGACGTTGAGACGTTCGAAGCCAGCATGTACGATGATGCGCCTCGCCCAACACGGAGAAGACGCGACTCAGACATAGAGGAACGACCACGCTCATATGCCCGCGAGAATCAAGGCAAGGAATTGTTTTCAGGCCGGAAAACACAACGCGACCGATCTGCATCTCCCAGGCGCGATAACGACGGCGATGATCTAATGGGTGAGAGGGCTAGCTCATCTGGGAACAGAACGCGAGCGCGGGATCTTAAGGATCGCATATCAGGCAGTAACAATTCCAAGGAGTTGTTTCCGACCAAGAAGTCGATCAAGCAGTTTGGTGGAGGAAACTTGGATACCCTCGAGCGAGCGATAGGATCAGCCCgcctcaaggatgaggatcGCCCCAAGATTGTTTCTGTGCCCAATGCACGAGGCGATGGTAACTCATTCAACATCCGCGGCATGGCGAGCCAGCAGGGGAGCGGAGAGGGCTTTGCGATTAAGGGTGCTGCTTCAGCTAACGCACGCGAATTGTTCCCTACTAAGCTTGGTAGCACCAATACTGGCAAGGAGCTATTTGGAGGAGGGAGATCGAAGCAACGACAGAAGGCCGAGGACCTTTTCTCCTAA